The Carassius carassius chromosome 9, fCarCar2.1, whole genome shotgun sequence genome includes a region encoding these proteins:
- the LOC132149028 gene encoding ATP-sensitive inward rectifier potassium channel 12-like, with protein sequence MSVGKPHRYNIVSSSEEDVYRHGNMPALGNGFGNGKVQTRRKVRSRFVNKTGQCNVSFAHMDQQSQRYLADIFTTCVDIRWRWMFVLFSLAFVLSWLAFGFAFWLIALVHGDLDRPTKEDFTPCVMQVNSFIAAFLFSVETQTTIGYGFRCVTEECPLAVFMVVFQSIMGCIIDSFMIGAIMAKMARPKKRAETILFSHNAVIAMRDGKLCLMWRVGNLRKSHIVEAHVRAQLIKPRITEEGEYIPLDQIDINVGYDQGLDRIFLVAPLTILHVINEESPLYGISKQDLETSDFEIVVILEGMVEATAMTAQVRSSYLASEILWGHRFEPVVFEERSQYKVDYSHFHKTHEVPSTPRCSAKDMEENKSLESGANFCYENELAFISRDEEEQEEDTGERGTELETLSANLNFDQRSYHKESEI encoded by the coding sequence ATGAGTGTGGGCAAGCCCCACCGCTACAACATCGTGTCATCATCAGAGGAGGACGTGTACCGGCACGGCAACATGCCCGCCCTCGGCAATGGCTTTGGTAATGGCAAAGTCCAGACACGCCGAAAGGTGCGGAGCCGCTTTGTAAATAAAACAGGCCAGTGCAACGTCAGTTTCGCTCATATGGACCAGCAATCTCAGCGCTACCTCGCTGACATCTTTACCACCTGCGTGGACATTCGTTGGCGCTGGATGTTTGTCCTCTTCTCCCTTGCATTTGTCCTGAGCTGGCTCGCATTTGGTTTCGCCTTCTGGCTTATTGCGCTTGTCCACGGTGACTTAGACCGGCCCACTAAAGAGGACTTCACTCCATGTGTCATGCAGGTCAACAGCTTCATTGCTGCGTTTTTGTTCTCAGTTGAGACGCAAACCACAATCGGCTACGGATTCCGCTGTGTAACCGAGGAGTGTCCCTTAGCGGTGTTTATGGTCGTCTTCCAGTCCATCATGGGCTGCATCATTGACTCTTTCATGATCGGTGCCATCATGGCCAAAATGGCACGACCTAAGAAACGGGCAGAAACGATACTGTTCTCGCACAATGCTGTCATCGCTATGCGCGATGGGAAACTGTGTCTCATGTGGCGGGTCGGGAACTTGAGGAAAAGTCACATTGTAGAGGCTCACGTGCGGGCGCAGCTTATTAAGCCCCGAATCACAGAAGAGGGCGAGTACATACCACTCGATCAGATCGACATCAATGTGGGCTACGACCAAGGTCTCGACCGCATCTTCCTGGTTGCTCCTCTTACTATCCTCCATGTGATAAATGAGGAGAGTCCTCTGTATGGAATTAGCAAGCAGGACTTGGAAACATCTGATTTTGAGATTGTGGTTATACTGGAAGGGATGGTCGAGGCGACTGCGATGACGGCTCAGGTGCGCAGCTCCTACCTGGCCAGCGAGATCTTATGGGGCCATCGCTTTGAGCCCGTGGTGTTTGAGGAACGCAGCCAGTATAAAGTGGACTATTCACACTTTCATAAGACCCACGAGGTTCCCTCGACGCCACGTTGCAGTGCCAAAGACATGGAGGAGAATAAATCCTTGGAGTCCGGAGCCAACTTCTGCTATGAGAACGAGTTAGCCTTTATTAGTAGAGATGAGGAGGAGCAAGAAGAGGACACCGGTGAGAGGGGCACTGAGCTAGAGACCCTTTCAGCCAATCTGAACTTCGATCAGAGGTCATATCACAAAGAATCTGAAATATGA
- the LOC132149027 gene encoding myosin phosphatase Rho-interacting protein-like, translating to MLSTLSHFSPKTMFSARENRCHRFQANIFNKSKCQNCFKTVDSHKLGEADLFQTKTVQVGWLLLAPEDTDFSTSSLRKRKWQRRYFVLYEHGLLRYSLDEMSGTLPHGSVNMTKCFEVLDVSSQTGFQNCLKLCFTDRDYYIRTENTDSFSISRWQENLIVYPKAAKSNQKKGKDPAHPPQQTTENHTSSSSSRSAAKKSSTSGNSFTSNVKRQGSISSSNNSGDKVSISDNAGTITSSATKGGSISGSSSTKGATKNDRRGSVVSRVEEVSLLSLEKELEEESLSSGVGVPSSSGNASSLNTMLWSSLSSSLSQSSGCSDTDGTKNRLGTESGYSSLEKTSPRVVDAQAHTDSRRSQKADRQEGSFLNTEFPPSTVNSSSTKQNDHKTTVITSQQDSFPKDIPDHLQHFTSCSLRSLERRPLDPTPTPDLLNFKKGWMSRLGEDGKWQKHWFVLTDQTLRFYRDSAAEEAADVDGEINLSTCYDVTDYAAERNYGFQIHTKNGVFTLCAMTYGIRRNWVQAVMKNICPTVAPDVTCSIPQKVPMTCAHARTSSCQCSTVPQEEEQRSRISERCREGRYKTFDWAELSCKQHKEELSNDLSGRQWNLNNECSVPPVPASSTEEQITRSAPEASKNGYLQKRRISQGQSLNIMSTDMPSHLSLMAVSSVHTSPESISPGILEVDAGTVHVHHDSPGELMGAKPKKEEQVDRSTSPLPVTTSSSSAQTEWQWDVELQSLRRELKDEHERNQTQERELRLSEARLQAELNNSQECLQRAELKIQEAEALLKEREEVLENLRGRLEEVTGYLKATEEAQALKEVRLQRHLRLLQESQERERRSFSDSLDQSEQRSKELEEHLMQKEAALQKKPSGDIADELLRRCQELQNQLEESDSEVCRLQARLQTEETLYYDMEHDYERACEEIQSLRGALLDCERVSVERFQTQLVQQQRELDGKEQELQEVLLKMAILGSSLEETEQRLKEAQTHPSEDNVLCEALTEPQQCRQKAQSDLEMQPTTQGEESHRVISVIQALERKLCDTEERLLELTMHLQQQQQPNTGLHARLSVDSQPSFTGALHSLEGTAFDRNSDKSKVFIYDDVKTGSQKLVGKSSGRNQTLEMASRVLSLEALIIQKIASALEHPSSKLLNRLSEVHVHMLRMAQGGNNDGAVETRYSQIFLDPLEQDLVDNTLSESAIHRLCVRAEMTYLIHTLCTYPSQEPKESELFYDLPWPECSSSRTKMENCSNQGSRLADISPPELAPYSEQTENKLMTDLLIEGSEVQLACRKSLVVELRTQAQSLHNLSTRLQSNVREADFPGDLPSAILRAATCQATLAYVACRLHSALQQEMSALRKQREQAECECRAVCRSMEAMFQEQTEHYEEKLREERVVVKKAEQVRVSAENNAQLRREEAEKLQLEFEEKLQELQKIHEEEMSHLHEYHIQNLSKPKAATPSELEESKETEQVSVTALQDRIRELETEMACLRDLSNQDVKAFHLDLETIKSTYEHGFSIMEDSHQRVIEEMQRQHQREVERLTEERERVLQEETNATIAAIEAMRKAHKAEMDKTQKALQNGAGVDICQLHAQYNEELETLHRELEVLSEQYSQKCSENTHLNRTVETEREALSTTQRENQELRIHNQELNEFLAAELSLMHSHMNGEVKHSQSSQEKDMYQLEVNLRVKDSEIKCLKQEINSLKLELQAGNTYFKELESELGASEVKTKSDFAKLRMVPAGQQSLKYDLAKSRSNPDFLKDHAILPQHDRSKSLKDGLTVLERMKPFELSSTQ from the exons atgttgtcGACACTTTCACATTTCTCTCCAAAAACGATGTTTTCTGCACGCGAGAATCGGTGTCATCGCTTTCAGGCCAACAtctttaataaaagtaaatgtcAAAACTGCTTCAAAACAGTGGATTCGCACAAACTCGGCGAAGCAGATCTGTTTCAG ACTAAGACTGTTCAGGTGGGCTGGCTCCTCCTGGCCCCGGAGGACACTGACTTCAGCACTTCTAGCCTCAGAAAACGG AAATGGCAGAGGAGATATTTTGTGCTTTACGAGCATGGGCTTCTACGATACTCTCTGGATGAGATG TCAGGTACATTGCCCCACGGGAGTGTAAATATGACCAAGTGCTTTGAGGTGCTTGATGTTTCATCTCAAACCGGCTTCCAGAACTGTCTGAAGTTGTGCTTCACTGACAGAGACTACTACATCCGAACAGAGAACACAGACAGCTTCAGCATCAGTCG GTGGCAGGAAAATCTGATTGTTTACCCCAAAGCTGCTAAATCAAATCAGAAGAAGGGGAAGGATCCAGCCCACCCACCGCAA cagACAACAGAAAACCACACCTCCAGCAGCAGCAGTAGGAGTGCTGCTAAGAAAAGTAGCACTTCTGGAAATAGTTTCACCAGCAACGTTAAGAGACAAGGCAGCATCAGTTCTAGTAATAATAGCGGTGATAAAGTGTCTATCAGTGACAATGCTGGCACTATTACTAGCAGTGCCACTAAAGGCGGTAGCATAAGTGGCAGCAGTAGTACTAAAGGGGCCACCAAAAATGACAGAAGAGGTAGCGTGGTGAGCAGGGTGGAGGAGGTCTCGTTGCTTTCCTTAGAGAAGGAGCTGGAGGAGGAGTCACTCAGTAGTGGAGTCGGGGTTCCTTCCAGCAGTGGCAATGCTTCATCTCTCAATACCATGCTTTGGTCCTCTCTCTCTTCATCGCTCAGTCAGTCCTCGGGCTGCTCCGACACAGACG GTACTAAGAATCGATTGGGCACTGAAAGCGGCTATTCCTCTCTGGAGAAGACAAGTCCTCGTGTGGTGGATGCACAAGCACACACTGACTCCAG GAGATCTCAGAAAGCTGATCGACAGGAGGGTTCATTTCTGAATACCGAGTTCCCCCCCTCAACCGTCAATTCCTCTTCGACTAAACAAAATGATCATAAGACAACTGTCATTACATCTCAG CAGGATTCCTTCCCTAAAGATATTCCTGATCACTTGCAACATTTCACGTCATGTAGTCTCCGTTCGCTGGAGCGCAGACCGCTTGATCCTACACCCACA CCTGACCTCCTTAATTTCAAAAAGGGATGGATGTCTAGATTGGGAGAAGATGGAAAG TGGCAGAAACACTGGTTTGTACTTACTGACCAGACATTGAGATTCTATCGTGACTCCGCAGCAGAAGAG GCAGCTGATGTGGATGGTGAgatcaacttgtctacttgttacgatgttacagattACGCTGCTGAGAGGAACTATGGCTTTCAGATTCAT ACAAAGAATGGAGTCTTCACCCTCTGTGCAATGACTTATGGGATACGACGCAACTGGGTCCAGGCAGTAATGAAAAACATTTGTCCCACCGTTGCCCCTGATGTAACATG TTCAATTCCTCAAAAGGTGCCGATGACTTGTGCACATGCTCGTACAAGCTCCTGCCAATGCAGTACAGTTCCCCAGGAGGAAGAGCAAAGGAGTCGCATCAGTGAGCGCTGTAGAGAGGGGCGTTACAAAACCTTTGATTGGGCAGAATTAAGTTGCAAACAGCACAAGGAGGAGTTGTCAAATGATCTGTCTGGAAGGCAGTGGAACCTTAACAATGAATGCTCTGTGCCTCCTGTACCTGCATCATCCACTGAAGAGCAGATCACACGTTCTGCTCCTGAGGCATCAAAGAATGGATATCTTCAGAAAAGAAGAATCTCACAGGGGCAAAGCTTGAATATCATGTCGACTGATATGCCATCACACTTATCACTTATGGCAGTGTCCAGTGTCCACACCTCCCCAGAATCAATTAGCCCTGGCATCTTAGAGGTTGATGCAGGGACAGTACATGTCCACCATGACAGCCCTGGTGAACTAATGGGAGCTAAACCCAAAAAAGAAGAGCAG GTTGATCGCTCCACATCTCCATTACCAGTCACCACCTCTTCATCCTCAGCGCAGACAGAATGGCAGTGGGATGTGGAGCTTCAGAGCCTCCGAAGAGAATTGAAGGATGAGCATGAGAGAAATCAAACTCAAGAAAGGGAGTTAAGACTTAGTGAAGCCAGACTCCAAGCTGAGCTCAACAACAGCCAGGAATGTCTTCAGAGGGCTGAGTTAAAGATTCAAGAGGCAGAAGCTCTTCTGAAGGAGCGCGAGGAGGTGCTGGAGAATCTGCGTGGACGGTTGGAGGAGGTAACCGGTTATCTTAAAGCAACTGAAGAAGCGCAAGCCTTAAAAGAGGTCAGGCTACAGAGGCACCTGCGCCTCCTGCAAGAGAGCCAGGAAAGAGAAAGGAGGAGCTTCAGTGACAGCCTCGACCAATCAGAACAACGATCGAAGGAACTAGAGGAGCATCTGATGCAGAAAGAGGCTGCGCTGCAGAAAAAGCCATCAGGAGACATTGCTGATGAACTTCTGCGAAGGTGCCAGGAGTTACAAAACCAGCTGGAAGAGTCAGACAGTGAGGTCTGTCGTCTGCAGGCACGCCTCCAAACCGAAGAGACTCTTTATTATGACATGGAGCATGATTATGAAAGAGCTTGTGAGGAAATCCAGAGTTTGCGAGGTGCTCTGCTGGACTGTGAGAGGGTCAGTGTGGAGCGCTTTCAAACCCAGCTGGTGCAGCAACAGCGAGAGTTAGACGGGAAGGAACAAGAACTTCAGGAAGTGCTTCTTAAGATGGCCATTCTGGGCAGTAGTCTAGAGGAGACTGAACAAAGACTCAAGGAAGCTCAAACCCATCCTTCTGAAGATAATGTTCTTTGTGAGGCATTGACTGAGCCACAACAATGCAGACAGAAAGCACAGAGTGATTTGGAAATGCAACCTACTACTCAGGGAGAAGAGTCACATAGAGTGATCTCTGTGATCCAGGCACTAGAGCGCAAGTtatgtgacacagaagagcgaCTCCTGGAGCTTACCATGCATCTTCAGCAACAGCAACAACCCAACACTGGACTGCATGCACGTCTTTCTGTGGATTCCCAGCCGAGTTTTACTGGAGCTTTGCATAGCCTGGAGGGAACAGCTTTCGACAGAAACTCGGACAAATCTAAAGTCTTCATTTATGATGATGTAAAAACTGGAAGCCAGAAGTTGGTTGGCAAGAGTTCAGGGAGAAATCAAACTCTAGAGATGGCCAGTAGAGTTTTGTCACTGGAGGCACTGATTATCCAAAAGATTGCCTCTGCACTTGAGCATCCCAGCTCAAAGTTGCTTAATCGATTGTCAGAGGTACATGTCCACATGCTTAGGATGGCTCAAGGAGGCAATAATGATGGGGCTGTGGAAACTAGATACTCTCAGATCTTCTTGGACCCTCTCGAACAAGATCTGGTAGACAATACGCTGAGTGAAAGTGCAATCCATAGACTTTGTGTAAGAGCAGAGATGACATACCTCATACACACTCTCTGTACTTATCCCTCGCAGGAGCCAAAGGAATCTGAACTTTTTTATGACTTGCCATGGCCAGAGTGTTCCTCATCTAGAACCAAAATGGAAAACTGTTCGAACCAGGGGTCCAGACTTGCTGACATTAGCCCACCAGAACTTGCACCTTACAGTGAACAAACGGAGAACAAACTGATGACAGATCTTCTCATTGAGGGCTCTGAGGTACAGCTTGCTTGCAGAAAGAGTCTGGTGGTAGAGCTTCGTACTCAGGCCCAGTCACTGCATAACCTTTCAACACGGCTACAGTCTAATGTTAGAGAGGCTGACTTTCCTGGTGATCTACCCTCAGCCATCCTAAGGGCTGCAACGTGTCAGGCCACTTTAGCATACGTGGCCTGTCGTCTCCATTCGGCCCTGCAGCAGGAGATGAGTGCCCTACGCAAGCAGAGAGAGCAGGCTGAGTGTGAGTGTCGTGCCGTGTGTCGTAGTATGGAGGCTATGTTCCAGGAACAGACAGAGCATTACGAAGAGAAGCTGCGTGAGGAGCGTGTTGTTGTCAAAAAGGCAGAACAGGTGCGTGTATCAGCAGAGAACAATGCTCAACTGAGGAGGGAAGAAGCAGAAAAATTGCAGTTGGAGTTTGAGGAGAAGCTCCAGGAGCTCCAGAAGATCCATGAAGAGGAGATGAGCCATCTCCATGAATACCACATTCAAAACCTGTCAAAACCAAAAGCTGCAACCCCTTCAGAACTAGAGGAGAGTAAAGAGACTGAGCAGGTTTCTGTGACTGCTCTGCAAGACCGAATCAGAGAGCTTGAGACTGAGATGGCTTGCTTGAGGGATCTGAGCAACCAGGATGTCAAGGCCTTCCACCTTGACCTGGAAACCATCAAG TCTACGTATGAGCATGGTTTCAGCATTATGGAGGACAGCCACCAGCGAGTGATTGAGGAGATGCAGAGGCAGCATCAGAGAGAGGTGGAGAGACTGacagaggagagagaaagagtacTGCAGGAAGAGACTAATGCCACCATTGCAG CCATTGAGGCTATGAGGAAAGCTCACAAAGCGGAAATGGACAAGACTCAGAAAGCCCTGCAAAACGGAGCTGGTGTGGACATCTGCCAGCTTCATGCACAATACAA TGAGGAGCTAGAAACATTGCACAGGGAGCTGGAGGTGTTGTCAGAGCAGTATTCTCAGAAATGCTCGGAGAATACTCATTTGAATCGGACTGTAGAAACAGAAAGGGAAGCATTGAGTACAACACAGAGAGAGAACCAGGAGCTTCGTATTCACAACCAG GAATTAAATGAGTTTTTGGCTGCTGAATTATCCCTGATGCATTCACACATGAATGGGGAGGTGAAGCATTCCCAGTCTTCTCAGGAGAAAGACATGTATCAGCTGGAG GTAAATCTCAGAGTAAAGGATTCCGAGATTAAGTGTCTGAAACAGGAGATCAACTCACTTAAATTGGAGCTGCAGGCAGGAAATACG tattttaaagaGCTAGAATCTGAGCTGGGTGCTTCAGAAGTCAAAACTAAAAGTGACTTTGCTAAACTTAGGATGGTGCCAGCAGGACAGCAGAGCTTAAAATATG ATCTGGCGAAATCCAGGAGCAACCCAGACTTCCTGAAGGACCATGCTATACTTCCGCAGCATGACAGATCCAAG AGTCTTAAAGATGGACTCACTGTTCTGGAGAGGATGAAGCCTTTTGAATTATCTAGCACCCAATAG